A single genomic interval of Thermosipho japonicus harbors:
- a CDS encoding aspartate kinase has translation MIVVQKYGGSSVADVDKILKVAKRIKKRIEKGDKIIVIVSAMGKTTDNLINLAKSLSKNPHPREMDMLLTTGEQMSVALLSIALNELGIKSKSLNAFQLNIKTTTDHTKARIIDIDIDKLNNELQKNEVIIVTGFQGITEDGDLTTLGRGGSDTSAVAIAAKLNVNCEIYSDVDGVYTCDPRIVKSAKKLKYITYDDMLELSSLGAKVLHSRAVELAKKYNIKIYCASSFSEEEGTWVVDKLPEWLEQPVVTGATIEKDQIKITLNNLPKDKKIIEKIFKTLSDNKINIDMISMFADNEKFHLSFSVLNDLRETIEKSIRTANPLIEMSYQGMFDKVSIVGVGMKSSPGVAARFFKVLYENNIIPELVTTSEIKISVLVSKEKSEILLKELAKEFSLGG, from the coding sequence ATGATTGTTGTACAAAAATATGGTGGATCATCTGTAGCAGATGTGGATAAAATTTTAAAAGTTGCAAAAAGGATTAAAAAAAGAATTGAGAAAGGTGATAAAATAATTGTAATTGTCTCTGCAATGGGAAAAACTACCGATAACCTTATTAATCTTGCTAAATCTTTAAGTAAAAATCCTCATCCTAGAGAAATGGATATGCTTTTAACAACTGGAGAACAAATGTCTGTAGCTTTACTTTCAATTGCATTAAATGAACTTGGAATTAAATCAAAATCGTTAAACGCTTTTCAATTAAATATAAAAACAACAACCGATCATACAAAGGCTAGAATAATTGATATCGATATAGATAAATTAAATAATGAGCTTCAAAAAAATGAAGTTATTATTGTAACCGGTTTTCAAGGTATAACAGAAGATGGTGATCTAACAACACTTGGAAGAGGTGGATCTGATACTAGCGCAGTTGCAATAGCTGCAAAATTAAATGTTAATTGTGAAATTTACAGTGATGTAGATGGAGTATATACTTGCGATCCAAGAATAGTTAAATCAGCTAAAAAATTAAAATACATAACATATGATGATATGTTAGAATTATCTTCTCTTGGTGCAAAGGTATTACATTCTAGAGCTGTTGAACTTGCAAAAAAATACAATATAAAAATATATTGTGCTTCATCTTTTTCTGAAGAGGAGGGAACTTGGGTGGTTGATAAATTACCAGAATGGCTAGAACAACCTGTAGTTACAGGCGCAACTATAGAAAAGGATCAAATAAAAATAACTTTAAATAACCTTCCCAAAGACAAAAAAATAATTGAAAAAATATTTAAAACATTAAGTGATAATAAAATAAACATTGACATGATTTCAATGTTTGCTGATAATGAAAAATTCCATTTATCATTTTCAGTATTAAATGATCTTAGAGAAACTATAGAAAAGTCAATAAGGACAGCAAATCCATTAATTGAAATGTCTTATCAAGGAATGTTTGATAAAGTATCGATTGTTGGAGTTGGCATGAAATCAAGTCCAGGTGTTGCCGCAAGATTCTTCAAAGTTCTTTATGAAAATAACATTATTCCAGAATTAGTTACTACTTCAGAAATAAAAATATCTGTCTTAGTTTCTAAAGAAAAATCTGAAATATTGTTAAAAGAACTTGCAAAAGAATTTTCACTTGGAGGATGA
- a CDS encoding 4-hydroxy-tetrahydrodipicolinate reductase produces the protein MRFGVVGFKGKMGKVILDVFSNDGHTPVLLIDKDEIIEEDFPEVIVDFSTPDALEKTSSYCEKYNSNLVIGTTALTEKHLKILENLSKKVAVVQSYNFSIGINILLDLLEKATKMLKDWDCEITEIHHSKKKDKPSGTAILLKNALNREVKIHSLRLGGIPGDHTVLFSNEGELIEIKHRAISRKVFALGALKAAKFILNKKSGFYTFKDIIKEASI, from the coding sequence ATGAGATTTGGAGTTGTTGGCTTTAAAGGGAAAATGGGAAAAGTAATTTTAGATGTCTTTTCAAATGATGGACACACACCAGTTTTACTCATTGATAAAGATGAAATAATCGAAGAAGATTTTCCAGAAGTTATTGTAGATTTTTCTACACCGGATGCACTAGAAAAAACTTCAAGTTATTGTGAAAAATACAATAGCAATCTGGTAATTGGAACTACTGCACTTACTGAAAAGCATTTAAAAATATTAGAAAATTTATCAAAAAAAGTTGCTGTTGTGCAATCGTACAATTTTTCAATTGGTATTAATATACTTTTAGATCTTTTAGAAAAAGCAACAAAAATGCTTAAAGATTGGGATTGTGAAATAACTGAAATTCATCATTCAAAGAAAAAAGACAAGCCTTCGGGTACTGCTATTTTATTAAAAAATGCTTTAAATAGAGAAGTAAAAATTCATTCTCTTAGATTAGGTGGAATCCCCGGGGATCATACTGTTTTGTTTTCAAACGAAGGGGAATTAATTGAAATAAAACATAGAGCAATCTCAAGAAAAGTTTTTGCATTAGGAGCACTAAAAGCCGCAAAGTTTATTTTAAATAAAAAAAGTGGTTTTTATACATTCAAAGACATTATAAAGGAGGCTTCCATATGA
- a CDS encoding aspartate aminotransferase family protein, with product MFISNTYKRLPIKVKNAKGIWIYDESGEKYLDTFSGIGVLSFGHCDEEINEAISMQIKKYTHISNFFIDENAIILAKRLVEETKKDGTVFFANSGAEANEAALKAIKKLKKGIIISFENNFHGRSIGSLSITGFLNLREQFEPLLSNIAFLPFNDSKKLENFIEKKGKKISAIFVECVHGSGGLDTVNKDFVDVINKYKDIYDYIIIADEVQAGLGRTGEFYSYQNFNLNSDIVTVAKSLGGGLPLSAAIFTGKYKDVFSVGDHGSTFAPNPVSLAAGKTVINRITKTFLDSVKEKSSYLKNKLLTLKKNYPIIKEIKGIGLMLGIEINNNNYSEKIIEYGLNEKILLNVVKGNTIRLLPALNITHHEIDEMLYRLEKVIKKLNSC from the coding sequence ATGTTTATTTCAAACACTTACAAAAGATTACCAATAAAAGTTAAAAATGCTAAAGGTATATGGATTTATGATGAAAGTGGTGAAAAATACCTTGACACATTTTCTGGAATAGGAGTTCTTTCATTTGGGCATTGCGATGAAGAAATTAATGAAGCAATTTCAATGCAAATAAAAAAATATACGCACATTTCAAACTTTTTTATCGATGAAAATGCAATTATTCTAGCAAAAAGACTTGTAGAAGAAACTAAAAAAGATGGTACTGTATTTTTTGCAAACTCTGGAGCAGAAGCAAACGAAGCAGCTTTGAAAGCTATAAAGAAATTAAAAAAAGGAATTATTATTTCATTTGAAAATAATTTTCATGGAAGGTCTATTGGTTCTCTTTCTATAACTGGATTTCTAAATTTAAGAGAGCAATTTGAACCATTACTTTCAAATATTGCATTCTTACCATTTAATGATTCAAAAAAACTTGAAAATTTTATTGAGAAAAAAGGTAAGAAAATATCAGCAATTTTTGTCGAATGTGTACATGGAAGTGGTGGCCTTGATACCGTCAACAAAGATTTTGTAGATGTAATAAATAAGTATAAAGATATTTATGATTACATTATCATTGCAGACGAAGTTCAAGCTGGTTTAGGAAGAACTGGAGAATTTTACTCATATCAAAATTTTAATCTTAATTCTGATATTGTGACAGTCGCAAAATCACTTGGCGGCGGCTTACCACTATCTGCCGCTATATTTACAGGGAAATATAAGGATGTTTTTTCTGTTGGTGATCATGGTTCAACTTTTGCACCAAATCCTGTTTCTCTTGCTGCAGGAAAAACTGTTATCAATAGAATAACAAAAACATTTTTAGATAGTGTGAAAGAAAAATCAAGCTACCTAAAAAATAAATTATTAACTTTAAAGAAAAATTATCCAATAATTAAAGAGATTAAAGGTATTGGTTTAATGCTAGGTATTGAAATTAATAATAACAATTATTCAGAAAAAATCATTGAATATGGTTTAAACGAAAAAATACTACTAAATGTTGTAAAAGGTAATACTATTAGATTACTTCCAGCACTTAATATTACGCATCATGAAATAGATGAAATGCTATACAGACTTGAAAAAGTAATTAAAAAACTTAATTCATGTTAA
- a CDS encoding SGNH/GDSL hydrolase family protein, which produces MVDKNVLVINIPCIGEDLNNELNKKVDEYNKIIHKLCKDYSFKLVDFNFWKKSQLKTNTNKYFIPKKPFKMVLDFIFVRSPKISNIVSKKRNLVPTIDGVHLNDHSARKLAELIKEKISSK; this is translated from the coding sequence TTGGTAGATAAAAACGTCTTAGTCATAAATATACCATGTATAGGAGAAGATTTAAATAATGAGTTAAACAAAAAAGTTGATGAATACAATAAAATAATACATAAATTATGTAAAGATTACTCGTTTAAATTAGTTGACTTCAATTTCTGGAAAAAATCTCAATTAAAAACTAATACAAACAAATATTTTATTCCTAAAAAGCCGTTTAAGATGGTACTTGATTTTATTTTTGTTAGATCTCCAAAAATTTCAAACATTGTCAGCAAAAAAAGAAATCTTGTTCCAACAATTGATGGTGTACATCTTAATGATCATTCTGCAAGAAAGTTAGCAGAATTAATAAAAGAAAAAATTTCTAGCAAATGA
- the dapD gene encoding 2,3,4,5-tetrahydropyridine-2,6-dicarboxylate N-acetyltransferase, translating into MNTQEIINLIANSKKKTLTVAYLTGDLKNINFKSLEFFGTENFGILFGEYEEIVKLIENNKEHIEKYKLEIKARNSATPLANLAKYNARIEPGAIIRDLVEIGDGAVIMMGAVINIGAKIGEGTMIDMNAVVGGRAIIGKNCHIGAGAVIAGVIEPPSAQPVIIEDNVMVGANAVILEGVHIGQHSVIAAGAVVIEDVPPNSVVAGVPAKVIKKVDEKTKQKTQIVEGLRKLR; encoded by the coding sequence ATGAATACACAGGAAATTATAAATTTAATTGCAAATTCAAAAAAGAAAACTTTAACAGTTGCTTACTTAACAGGGGATCTCAAAAATATCAACTTTAAATCCCTTGAATTTTTTGGAACTGAAAATTTTGGAATTTTATTTGGTGAGTATGAAGAAATAGTTAAGTTAATTGAAAATAACAAAGAACATATCGAAAAATACAAGTTAGAAATCAAAGCAAGAAATTCTGCGACCCCCCTTGCTAACTTAGCAAAATACAATGCAAGGATTGAACCCGGAGCCATAATTAGAGATTTAGTCGAAATCGGCGACGGTGCAGTAATAATGATGGGAGCAGTTATCAATATAGGAGCAAAAATAGGCGAAGGAACAATGATAGATATGAATGCAGTAGTTGGCGGAAGAGCTATAATCGGCAAAAATTGTCATATTGGTGCTGGTGCTGTTATAGCTGGTGTAATTGAACCTCCCAGTGCTCAACCAGTAATTATTGAAGATAACGTAATGGTTGGTGCAAACGCAGTAATTCTTGAAGGAGTACATATTGGACAACACAGTGTAATCGCCGCCGGAGCTGTTGTTATAGAAGATGTTCCACCAAACTCAGTAGTAGCTGGTGTTCCTGCAAAAGTTATTAAAAAAGTTGATGAAAAAACAAAACAAAAAACACAAATCGTAGAAGGATTAAGAAAATTGAGGTGA
- the dapA gene encoding 4-hydroxy-tetrahydrodipicolinate synthase, producing the protein MFEGIGTAIVTPFKEGNLDIESYEKLLSFQINNQINAIIVLGTTGEAPNISLDEREILIKKAKEVSGNKAQVIVGAGSNGLNHTIELIKNAEKNGADGLLIVTPYYNKPTQNGLYEYYKYIAELTDLDIIVYNVPSRTGINILPETVYKIASDCKNVKALKEANSSFEQINKDLLLLKELKDFKIFSGNDDTAFQLLASGGDGVISVASNVIPLQMVQMFKFIKNGEIEEARNIHFSYYKLFKNLFIETNPIPVKAALSIMGFINNELRLPLVPASEPTMKIITETLKGCGVI; encoded by the coding sequence ATGTTTGAAGGAATAGGAACTGCAATTGTTACACCTTTTAAAGAAGGGAATTTAGATATAGAAAGCTATGAAAAACTATTAAGTTTCCAAATTAACAATCAAATTAATGCAATAATAGTTTTAGGAACAACAGGTGAAGCCCCAAACATTTCTCTAGATGAAAGAGAAATATTGATAAAAAAAGCAAAGGAAGTATCTGGTAATAAAGCCCAAGTTATTGTTGGTGCCGGATCAAATGGATTAAATCATACAATAGAATTAATTAAAAATGCCGAAAAAAACGGGGCAGATGGTCTTTTAATTGTAACCCCTTACTATAACAAGCCAACCCAAAATGGGTTGTATGAATATTATAAATATATCGCTGAACTTACAGATTTAGATATAATTGTATACAATGTTCCTAGCAGAACTGGCATAAATATACTCCCAGAGACCGTATACAAAATTGCTAGTGACTGCAAAAATGTTAAAGCATTAAAAGAAGCAAATTCATCATTTGAACAAATCAATAAAGATTTACTATTATTAAAAGAATTAAAAGATTTTAAAATCTTTTCAGGAAATGATGATACGGCTTTTCAACTACTTGCAAGCGGTGGAGATGGTGTAATTTCAGTAGCATCAAACGTTATACCTTTACAAATGGTTCAAATGTTTAAGTTTATAAAAAACGGGGAAATAGAAGAAGCTAGAAATATTCATTTTTCATATTATAAGCTATTTAAAAACTTATTTATTGAAACTAATCCAATTCCTGTAAAAGCTGCTTTATCAATAATGGGATTTATAAATAATGAATTGAGGCTGCCACTTGTCCCGGCTTCAGAGCCAACAATGAAAATAATAACTGAAACACTTAAAGGATGTGGTGTTATATGA
- a CDS encoding succinate--CoA ligase subunit alpha, which produces MINGNEKVCVQGITGKYGKFHTKKMIEYGTNIVCGVSKNNKVTNIENIPVLDNMFEAVKKYKCDTSIVFVPAPYAKSAIFEAIDSGIKKIITITEHIPIHDMIEIHKKAKEKNITFVGPNCPGIILPGISKIGIMPSSAFKPGDIAIISKSGTLMYEVSNYLSKKSTGIKIAIGLGGDPIIGTSIDEALEFVTHLNPRKIVIISEIGGNDEIIGIEKFLKKGYNANIQVFFAGRTAPKGKRMGHAGAIIEGYEGSIEYKENKLNNIGIFVAKYIEELLEG; this is translated from the coding sequence ATGATTAATGGAAATGAAAAAGTCTGTGTTCAAGGTATTACTGGAAAATATGGTAAATTTCACACAAAAAAAATGATTGAATATGGAACAAATATAGTTTGTGGAGTTTCAAAAAACAATAAAGTAACAAATATTGAAAATATTCCTGTTTTAGATAACATGTTCGAAGCCGTTAAAAAATATAAATGTGATACTAGCATTGTTTTTGTTCCGGCCCCTTATGCTAAAAGTGCTATATTTGAAGCCATTGATTCAGGAATTAAAAAAATTATCACAATAACTGAACACATTCCAATTCACGATATGATCGAAATACATAAAAAAGCAAAAGAGAAAAATATAACATTTGTAGGTCCAAATTGTCCAGGAATTATTCTTCCAGGAATAAGTAAAATTGGAATAATGCCATCATCTGCTTTCAAACCTGGGGATATAGCAATTATTTCAAAAAGTGGTACTTTAATGTACGAAGTATCCAATTACCTTTCAAAAAAGTCCACTGGCATTAAAATTGCAATTGGATTAGGCGGTGATCCAATAATTGGAACTTCAATAGATGAAGCTTTAGAATTTGTTACGCATTTAAATCCAAGAAAAATCGTTATCATCAGTGAAATAGGCGGTAATGATGAAATAATAGGTATAGAAAAATTTCTAAAAAAAGGTTATAATGCTAATATACAAGTATTTTTTGCTGGAAGAACTGCTCCAAAAGGTAAAAGAATGGGACATGCAGGAGCTATTATTGAAGGCTATGAAGGTTCAATAGAATATAAAGAAAACAAATTAAATAATATAGGGATTTTTGTTGCTAAATATATCGAAGAATTATTGGAGGGGTAA
- a CDS encoding ATP-grasp domain-containing protein → MKIHEFVGKKLLKESGIETPKGYVIKNSDSLQVKFLPAVLKSQVLVGSRMKAGGILFANTKDEFFTNASNLLEKEIRGEKPYAILVEEKINIKHEYYISLYIDRIEKDIKILFSENGGIEIENNKNNILNLSINDYKKLPDKFHDIVIKLHKLFTEKDLILLEINPFAEDENGKLIALDCVMHLDDNALFRQKWAREFVNDSYPFHFVKLDGDIGIIGCGAGIVMATMDAVNLYGGKPANFLDLGGGANSNVTLEALRLLKSLNVKKIIMNIFGGITKCDEIAKAIVKFKNENKNLPIFVRITGTNEEEAKQILDENNIAYFDDMYEMIKFAIRGEYQ, encoded by the coding sequence GTGAAAATTCATGAGTTTGTTGGCAAAAAACTTTTAAAAGAATCAGGAATTGAAACACCAAAAGGCTATGTAATTAAAAACTCAGATAGTCTACAAGTAAAATTTCTTCCAGCAGTTTTAAAAAGTCAAGTCCTTGTTGGAAGTAGAATGAAAGCAGGTGGAATATTATTTGCAAACACAAAAGATGAATTTTTCACCAATGCATCAAATTTATTAGAAAAAGAAATTCGTGGTGAAAAACCTTATGCAATTCTCGTTGAAGAAAAAATAAATATTAAACATGAATATTATATTTCTTTATATATTGACAGAATAGAAAAAGATATAAAAATTCTTTTCTCAGAAAATGGTGGTATAGAAATTGAGAACAATAAAAATAATATTTTAAATCTAAGCATAAATGATTATAAAAAGCTGCCCGATAAATTTCACGATATTGTTATTAAGCTACATAAATTATTTACTGAAAAAGACTTGATTCTTCTTGAAATTAATCCTTTTGCAGAAGATGAAAATGGCAAGTTAATCGCGCTTGATTGTGTAATGCATCTTGATGACAATGCATTATTTAGACAAAAATGGGCTCGAGAATTTGTAAATGATTCATATCCATTTCATTTCGTAAAATTAGATGGTGATATTGGCATTATCGGTTGTGGGGCTGGAATAGTTATGGCAACAATGGATGCAGTAAATCTATATGGTGGAAAACCTGCCAACTTTTTGGATCTTGGTGGTGGCGCAAATTCAAATGTGACTTTAGAAGCGTTGAGATTACTAAAGTCACTAAATGTAAAAAAAATCATAATGAATATATTTGGTGGTATTACAAAATGCGACGAAATAGCAAAAGCAATCGTAAAATTCAAAAACGAAAATAAAAATCTTCCTATATTTGTAAGAATTACCGGAACTAATGAAGAAGAAGCCAAACAAATATTAGACGAAAATAACATAGCTTATTTTGATGATATGTACGAAATGATTAAATTTGCAATAAGGGGGGAGTATCAATGA
- a CDS encoding DegT/DnrJ/EryC1/StrS family aminotransferase: protein MKIPLSNASISKEDIDEVLNVLKSGRLALGPYLEKFEDIVAKYIGVKYAIAVNSGTSALHLILKSLSFQEDDIILVPSFTFIASANVALFEKGVPVFIDIEKDTGNIDPDAIEEFMEMVHSGKTKYDPKKVKFLMAVDIFGHPLNWEKIIKIAEKYNIQIIEDSCEALGSEYKGKKCGTFGKAGAFAFYPNKQITTGEGGIIVTNDEKIAHLSRAMRNQGRTNNGWLSHEIIGYNYRLDEMSAALGYSQMKKIDYIIEKRNKVAMYYNKILDFVETPTIKDYVTKMSWFVYVVKLPEGVDINKVINYLSENGIESRNYFSPVHLQPLYRNLGYKEGMLPVTEELSKRTLAIPFYTDLKKEDQDKVAYYLKKSIELFS, encoded by the coding sequence ATGAAAATACCACTTTCAAATGCTTCGATTTCAAAAGAAGATATTGATGAGGTTTTAAACGTTTTAAAAAGTGGTAGATTAGCGTTAGGTCCTTACCTAGAAAAATTCGAAGATATAGTAGCAAAATATATCGGAGTAAAATATGCTATTGCTGTCAATAGCGGAACTTCAGCACTACATTTGATACTAAAATCATTATCTTTTCAAGAAGACGATATAATATTAGTTCCTTCATTTACTTTTATTGCCTCTGCAAATGTTGCACTTTTTGAAAAAGGCGTTCCAGTATTTATAGATATTGAAAAAGATACAGGTAATATAGATCCAGATGCTATAGAAGAATTCATGGAAATGGTACATTCAGGTAAAACAAAATATGATCCTAAAAAAGTAAAGTTTTTAATGGCCGTAGATATATTTGGGCATCCATTAAATTGGGAAAAAATTATAAAAATTGCGGAAAAATATAACATTCAAATCATTGAAGACTCATGTGAGGCTTTGGGAAGTGAATATAAAGGAAAAAAATGTGGCACTTTTGGTAAAGCTGGTGCTTTCGCTTTTTATCCTAACAAGCAAATAACCACTGGTGAAGGTGGAATAATAGTAACCAACGACGAAAAAATAGCTCATCTTTCCAGAGCTATGCGTAATCAAGGAAGAACAAACAATGGCTGGCTATCTCATGAAATAATTGGTTATAACTATAGGTTAGATGAAATGTCTGCTGCTCTTGGATATTCACAAATGAAAAAAATTGACTATATTATTGAAAAAAGGAATAAAGTTGCAATGTATTATAACAAAATTTTAGATTTTGTTGAAACTCCAACTATAAAAGACTATGTTACAAAAATGTCTTGGTTTGTTTACGTTGTAAAATTGCCTGAAGGTGTTGATATAAATAAGGTTATAAACTATTTAAGTGAAAATGGCATAGAATCCAGAAACTACTTTTCTCCAGTACATCTTCAACCATTATACAGAAATTTGGGATACAAAGAAGGTATGTTACCTGTAACAGAAGAACTTTCGAAAAGAACACTTGCAATTCCATTTTACACAGATCTAAAAAAGGAAGATCAAGATAAAGTTGCTTATTATCTAAAAAAATCTATTGAATTATTCTCATAG
- a CDS encoding aspartate-semialdehyde dehydrogenase: protein MKIGIVGATGEVGRTMIKVLEDFKIPVKELKLFASKRSSGKTLTFNNTSIVVEELTEDSMKQKFDFLLFSAGSTVSKIFAPIAAKAGNIVIDNSSAFRMENEIPLVVPEINGHLLKNYKGIIANPNCSTIQMVLSLYKVHEKFKINEIFVSTYQAVSGAGHKAIAELQRQLAGDKSKTIFQKQISHNVIPLIGEIEEDGFTTEEHKMINETRKILDDYSINVYPTTVRVPVFYGHSETIVVKTKIPFNNISLIENQIKNSKNVILTNEIITPIDVVGSDYVYVSRLRKIDEFTFSFWNVADNIRVGAATNAIRILMLMVGLL from the coding sequence ATGAAAATTGGTATAGTTGGTGCAACAGGTGAAGTTGGAAGAACAATGATTAAAGTACTAGAAGACTTTAAAATTCCTGTAAAAGAATTAAAACTCTTTGCATCTAAAAGATCTTCTGGAAAAACTTTAACTTTTAATAACACTTCAATTGTCGTTGAAGAATTGACTGAAGACTCAATGAAGCAAAAATTCGACTTTTTACTGTTTTCAGCTGGTTCAACTGTTTCAAAAATCTTTGCACCAATTGCTGCAAAAGCAGGAAATATAGTAATAGATAACTCATCCGCTTTTAGAATGGAAAACGAAATTCCTTTAGTTGTTCCTGAAATTAATGGGCATTTATTAAAAAACTATAAGGGAATAATAGCTAATCCAAATTGTTCAACAATTCAAATGGTTTTATCTCTATATAAAGTTCATGAAAAGTTCAAAATCAACGAAATATTTGTTTCAACATACCAAGCTGTTTCAGGAGCTGGTCACAAAGCAATTGCAGAATTGCAAAGACAATTAGCTGGGGATAAATCAAAAACAATTTTTCAAAAGCAAATTTCTCACAATGTTATTCCATTAATCGGTGAAATCGAAGAAGATGGTTTTACTACAGAAGAACATAAAATGATTAATGAAACAAGAAAAATCCTTGATGATTACTCAATAAACGTCTATCCTACTACCGTAAGAGTCCCTGTATTTTATGGACATTCAGAAACTATTGTTGTTAAAACAAAAATCCCTTTTAATAATATTTCATTAATTGAAAATCAAATTAAAAATTCAAAGAATGTTATTCTTACTAATGAAATAATAACTCCTATCGATGTAGTAGGAAGTGATTATGTATATGTTTCAAGACTTAGAAAAATTGATGAATTTACATTTTCTTTTTGGAATGTAGCAGATAACATTAGGGTAGGAGCAGCAACAAATGCGATTAGAATTTTAATGCTAATGGTGGGATTGTTATGA
- the dapF gene encoding diaminopimelate epimerase, producing the protein MIVEKFTATGNSFIVCDILDSKLSDEEKSNFVLKNSKDRDGVIFAEKRDGQFFMDYFNKDGNRASFCGNGARTFLYYLMKKGYVKENFVKFNTYAGEITGKLTKNGVMIKMPAPNMPQKLTIDSFSGFLLNVGVPHFVIFVGNVENIDVSKIGKHLREKLNSNINFVQELDGKTIKIRTFERGVEAETLACGSGTTASAYVFNKNNLEKIEVKARGGTLFVHFLNDGIYLEGGVENV; encoded by the coding sequence ATGATAGTTGAAAAGTTCACAGCTACTGGAAATTCATTTATAGTATGTGATATTTTAGATTCAAAATTAAGCGATGAGGAAAAAAGTAATTTCGTACTTAAAAATTCAAAAGATAGAGATGGCGTAATTTTTGCTGAAAAAAGAGATGGTCAATTTTTTATGGATTATTTCAACAAAGATGGAAATAGAGCTTCATTCTGTGGTAATGGAGCAAGAACATTTTTATATTACTTGATGAAAAAAGGGTACGTTAAAGAAAATTTTGTTAAATTTAATACATACGCTGGAGAAATTACTGGAAAGCTCACAAAAAATGGTGTCATGATTAAAATGCCTGCACCAAATATGCCACAAAAACTAACAATCGATTCTTTCAGTGGTTTTCTTTTAAATGTTGGAGTACCACATTTTGTAATTTTTGTTGGTAACGTAGAAAATATAGATGTTAGCAAAATTGGAAAACATTTAAGAGAAAAGCTAAATAGTAACATTAATTTTGTCCAAGAATTAGATGGAAAAACAATTAAAATTAGAACTTTTGAAAGGGGTGTTGAGGCTGAAACCCTTGCATGCGGAAGCGGAACAACAGCTAGTGCATATGTCTTCAACAAAAATAACTTAGAAAAAATAGAAGTAAAGGCACGTGGCGGAACTCTTTTTGTTCATTTCTTAAATGATGGTATCTACCTTGAAGGAGGTGTGGAAAATGTTTGA